A genomic region of Pseudomonas abietaniphila contains the following coding sequences:
- the argS gene encoding arginine--tRNA ligase produces the protein MKDTIRQLIQEALSQLVTEGVLPEGLTPAIQVENAKDKKNGDFASNIAMMLAKPAGMKPRDLAEKIVAALPADEQISKVDIAGPGFLNFFQNTQALASRLDAALADVTLSVRKNGPAQRVVVDLSAPNLAKEMHVGHLRSTIIGDGVASVLEFLGDTVIRQNHVGDWGTQFGMLLAYLQETPATSDELSDLENFYRAAKGRFDESEEFAERARGLVVKLQAGDPECLKLWTRFKDISLSHCQQVYERLNVKLTPKDVMGESAYNDDLANVVADLKKAGLLVESNGAQCVFLEEFKTAEGTPLPVIVQKAGGGYLYATTDLAAVRYRSNVLKADRALYFVDQRQALHFQQVFEVARRAGFVTNGMQMEHMGFGTMNGADGRPFKTRDGGTVKLVDLLDEAEERAYVLVKEKNPEVAEDELRTIAKAVGISAVKYADLSKHRASDYSFNFDQMLSFEGNTAPYLLYAYTRVVGVFRKLEEKGETFDESKGQIILDAPQEQDLAARLAQFGETVNNVADKGTPHVLCAYLYDLAGLFSSFYENCPILNAENPEQQQSRLRLAHLTGRTLKQGLQLLGLETLERM, from the coding sequence ATGAAAGACACCATTCGCCAGCTGATCCAAGAAGCTCTGAGCCAACTCGTCACCGAAGGCGTCTTGCCGGAAGGGCTGACGCCGGCGATTCAGGTGGAAAACGCCAAGGACAAGAAAAACGGCGACTTCGCCAGCAACATCGCCATGATGCTGGCCAAGCCTGCGGGCATGAAACCTCGCGATCTGGCTGAAAAAATCGTTGCCGCGCTGCCCGCCGACGAGCAGATCAGCAAGGTCGATATTGCCGGTCCAGGCTTCCTCAATTTCTTCCAGAACACTCAGGCCCTGGCGTCGCGCCTCGATGCCGCGCTGGCCGACGTCACCTTGTCGGTCCGCAAGAACGGCCCTGCGCAGCGCGTCGTGGTCGATCTGTCGGCGCCGAACCTGGCCAAAGAAATGCACGTCGGTCACCTGCGTTCGACCATCATTGGCGACGGCGTGGCCAGCGTTCTCGAATTCCTTGGCGACACCGTCATCCGCCAGAACCACGTCGGCGACTGGGGCACCCAGTTCGGCATGCTGCTGGCCTACCTTCAGGAAACCCCGGCCACCAGCGACGAGCTGTCGGACCTGGAGAATTTCTACCGCGCCGCCAAGGGTCGCTTCGATGAGTCAGAAGAATTTGCCGAGCGTGCGCGCGGCCTGGTAGTCAAGCTGCAAGCGGGCGACCCTGAGTGCCTAAAGCTGTGGACCCGCTTCAAGGACATCTCGCTGTCGCACTGTCAGCAAGTGTACGAACGGCTGAACGTCAAACTGACGCCGAAGGACGTGATGGGCGAAAGCGCCTACAACGACGACCTGGCCAATGTCGTCGCCGACCTGAAGAAGGCCGGGCTGCTGGTCGAGAGCAACGGCGCCCAGTGCGTGTTCCTCGAAGAATTCAAGACCGCAGAAGGCACACCGCTGCCCGTGATCGTGCAGAAAGCCGGTGGCGGTTATCTGTACGCGACCACTGACCTGGCGGCCGTCCGCTACCGCAGCAACGTCCTGAAAGCCGACCGCGCGCTTTACTTCGTCGATCAACGTCAGGCCCTGCACTTCCAGCAAGTGTTCGAAGTGGCCCGTCGCGCAGGCTTCGTGACCAACGGCATGCAAATGGAGCATATGGGCTTTGGCACCATGAACGGCGCCGATGGCCGTCCGTTCAAGACCCGCGATGGCGGCACCGTCAAGCTGGTCGACCTGCTGGACGAAGCCGAAGAGCGCGCCTACGTGCTGGTGAAAGAGAAAAATCCTGAAGTCGCCGAAGACGAACTGCGCACCATCGCCAAGGCCGTGGGCATCAGCGCCGTCAAATACGCCGACTTGTCGAAGCACCGCGCCAGCGATTACAGCTTCAACTTCGATCAGATGTTGAGCTTCGAAGGCAACACCGCGCCTTACCTGCTGTACGCCTACACCCGTGTGGTCGGTGTGTTCCGTAAGCTGGAAGAGAAAGGCGAGACATTCGACGAAAGCAAAGGCCAGATCATCCTCGACGCACCGCAGGAACAGGACCTGGCGGCGCGCCTGGCGCAGTTCGGCGAAACCGTGAACAACGTCGCCGACAAAGGCACACCGCACGTGCTGTGCGCCTACCTGTACGATCTGGCGGGTCTGTTCTCGAGTTTCTACGAGAACTGCCCGATCCTGAACGCAGAAAACCCCGAGCAACAGCAAAGCCGTCTGCGCCTCGCGCACCTGACCGGTCGCACCCTCAAGCAAGGCCTGCAACTGCTGGGTCTGGAAACTCTGGAGCGTATGTAA
- a CDS encoding SPOR domain-containing protein yields MAVKKKPAPKRGASRYEAPAKKPIPGWLWLAIGLSVGAFIVFLMKLEPGSGDDIKRTKADAKAAKIAEANKTPPSPTAPVKPKYDFYTLLPESEVIVPNEAVPEKTPPPVVAPTTPVTPEQAAKIDTARAQAALSGLTPPPAPPVNKPAPVTTFFLQAGSFRKQADADKVRAQIILLGQAATVESGTVKDETWYRVLVGPFSNREQLTTAQKQLAGGGFSNLLLQQRQSR; encoded by the coding sequence TTGGCAGTCAAAAAGAAACCTGCTCCCAAGCGCGGCGCCAGCCGGTACGAGGCCCCCGCAAAGAAGCCGATTCCGGGATGGCTGTGGCTGGCGATCGGCCTGTCCGTTGGCGCCTTCATCGTTTTCCTGATGAAACTGGAGCCCGGCAGCGGCGACGACATCAAGCGCACCAAGGCTGACGCCAAGGCCGCAAAGATCGCCGAGGCGAACAAGACGCCGCCGAGCCCGACCGCGCCGGTCAAGCCGAAGTACGACTTCTATACCTTGCTGCCTGAGTCGGAAGTCATCGTCCCGAACGAAGCGGTGCCCGAGAAGACACCGCCTCCCGTGGTCGCGCCAACGACGCCGGTCACTCCTGAACAGGCGGCGAAGATAGACACGGCCCGCGCTCAGGCGGCGCTCAGCGGCCTGACGCCTCCTCCGGCGCCACCGGTTAACAAACCAGCCCCTGTAACAACGTTCTTCCTGCAGGCGGGTTCGTTCCGCAAGCAGGCCGATGCTGACAAGGTGCGTGCGCAAATCATTCTGCTGGGCCAGGCCGCGACGGTCGAGTCGGGTACGGTCAAGGATGAAACCTGGTACCGCGTGCTGGTAGGCCCGTTCAGCAACCGCGAACAGCTGACGACCGCACAGAAGCAGTTGGCCGGTGGCGGGTTCAGCAACCTGTTGCTGCAACAGCGTCAAAGCCGATAA
- the rpmE gene encoding 50S ribosomal protein L31, which produces MKADIHPVYEDVVATCSCGNVIHTRSNLAKPLSLDVCNECHPFYTGKQKTLDVGGRVDKFKSRFGAFGATKAK; this is translated from the coding sequence ATGAAAGCTGATATCCATCCAGTTTACGAAGACGTCGTTGCGACCTGCAGCTGCGGCAACGTCATCCACACCCGTTCGAACCTGGCCAAGCCGCTGAGCCTGGACGTGTGCAACGAGTGCCACCCGTTCTACACCGGTAAGCAAAAGACTCTGGACGTTGGCGGCCGCGTCGACAAGTTCAAGTCGCGTTTCGGTGCGTTCGGCGCAACCAAAGCGAAGTAA
- a CDS encoding primosomal protein N' — translation MPDAILRLALPSPLRRLFDYRAPAGVARSALQPGMRLRVPFGRREMIGILVEVTDHSEVPADKLKPAIALLDQEAPLPPSLFKLCLWTAQYYQHSLGDTLSWALPVLLRQGEPAEARQERFWQVAEGASVDDPRIARAPKQKEALRTLAQHPHGVAHQLLSKLMLNRDSLNLLLAKQLVTVEVRGHAPAARHEHWLAQPELALNTEQRAAYEAIRSGFGSFHASLLAGVTGSGKTEVYLQLIRETLEAGKQALVLIPEINLGPQTLARFEQRFNARIALLHSAVNDRDRLDAWLAARDGEADIIIGTRSALFTPMKNPGLIIIDEEHDGSYKQQEGLRYHARDLALVRARQEDIPIVLGSATPSLESLHNAYTGRYALLRLNQRAGGAQQPRFLRLDVKSRPLDSGISGPMQQAIGQTLAAGQQVLVFLNRRGFAPTLLCHDCGWLSECNRCDARMTVHQRSGELRCHHCGHVERVPRNCPACGKVDLRPVGAGTERAEERLAILFPDYPVLRVDRDSTSRKDAMNQLFATIQKGQPCILVGTQMLAKGHHFPRVTLVSILDADGGLFSGDFRASERMAQLIVQVAGRAGRAEEPGKVIIQTHLAEHPLLIQLTEQGYFAFAEQALSERRAAGLPPFSHLALLRAEAHKPGQAEGFLDEACTEAEHLLKEMALGGIELLGPVPAPMERRAGRYRAQLLVQASARAPLHKLLATWLLALENMPSGRQVRWSLDVDPVDLY, via the coding sequence GTGCCCGACGCCATACTGCGCCTCGCCCTGCCCTCGCCCCTGCGTCGCCTGTTCGATTACCGCGCTCCCGCCGGAGTCGCGCGCAGCGCCCTGCAGCCTGGCATGCGCCTGAGGGTCCCGTTTGGCCGTCGGGAAATGATCGGGATTCTCGTGGAAGTCACCGATCACAGCGAAGTACCCGCTGACAAATTAAAGCCTGCGATCGCCCTGCTGGACCAGGAAGCGCCGCTGCCGCCCTCGCTTTTCAAGCTCTGCCTCTGGACTGCTCAGTACTATCAGCACAGCCTCGGCGACACCTTGAGCTGGGCGCTGCCGGTGTTGCTGCGTCAGGGCGAACCGGCAGAAGCCCGTCAGGAACGTTTCTGGCAGGTTGCAGAAGGCGCGAGCGTGGATGACCCGCGCATTGCCCGCGCGCCCAAACAGAAAGAAGCCCTCAGAACCCTGGCGCAGCATCCTCACGGCGTTGCTCATCAATTGTTGAGCAAACTGATGCTGAACCGGGACAGCCTGAACCTGTTGCTGGCCAAGCAGCTGGTAACGGTTGAAGTGCGCGGCCATGCCCCTGCGGCGCGACACGAGCACTGGCTGGCGCAGCCGGAATTGGCACTGAACACTGAACAGCGCGCGGCCTACGAAGCGATCCGTTCGGGCTTCGGCAGCTTTCACGCCTCGCTGCTGGCCGGGGTGACCGGCAGCGGCAAGACCGAGGTCTACCTGCAACTGATCCGCGAGACGCTGGAGGCCGGGAAACAGGCGCTGGTGCTGATCCCCGAGATCAATCTCGGCCCGCAGACACTCGCCCGTTTCGAACAGCGCTTCAACGCACGCATCGCCCTGCTGCACTCGGCCGTGAACGACCGCGACCGCCTGGATGCGTGGCTGGCGGCGCGTGATGGCGAAGCCGACATCATTATTGGAACTCGTTCCGCGCTGTTCACGCCGATGAAAAATCCCGGCCTGATCATTATCGACGAAGAACACGACGGCTCTTATAAACAGCAAGAAGGCCTTCGGTATCACGCTCGCGACCTGGCGCTGGTGCGCGCGCGGCAGGAAGACATCCCGATTGTGCTGGGCTCGGCCACGCCTTCACTGGAAAGTCTTCACAACGCCTACACCGGCCGTTACGCGCTGCTGCGGCTGAATCAACGTGCCGGTGGCGCACAACAGCCCCGTTTCCTGCGCCTGGACGTGAAAAGCCGGCCGCTGGACAGCGGAATCTCCGGACCGATGCAGCAAGCCATCGGCCAAACATTGGCGGCAGGCCAGCAGGTGCTGGTCTTCCTCAACCGCCGAGGCTTTGCGCCGACATTGCTGTGCCACGACTGTGGCTGGTTGTCGGAGTGCAACCGCTGCGATGCGCGCATGACCGTTCATCAGCGCTCGGGCGAGCTGCGCTGCCACCACTGCGGCCATGTCGAGCGCGTGCCTCGCAATTGCCCGGCCTGCGGAAAAGTCGATCTACGCCCGGTCGGCGCAGGCACCGAGCGCGCCGAAGAGCGGCTGGCGATCCTGTTCCCCGACTATCCGGTGCTGCGCGTCGACCGCGACAGCACCTCGCGCAAGGACGCGATGAATCAGCTGTTCGCGACGATTCAAAAAGGCCAGCCGTGCATTCTGGTCGGCACACAGATGCTTGCCAAAGGGCATCACTTCCCGCGCGTGACGCTGGTGTCGATTCTGGACGCCGACGGCGGTTTGTTCTCTGGCGACTTCCGGGCCAGCGAGCGGATGGCGCAGCTGATCGTGCAGGTGGCGGGCCGGGCCGGGCGCGCGGAGGAGCCGGGCAAGGTGATCATTCAGACGCACCTGGCCGAACATCCCCTGTTGATTCAGCTGACCGAGCAGGGCTATTTCGCCTTCGCCGAACAAGCCTTGAGTGAGCGCCGCGCTGCCGGCTTGCCGCCGTTTTCGCATCTGGCGTTGTTGCGCGCCGAAGCGCACAAGCCGGGTCAGGCTGAGGGATTTCTCGACGAAGCCTGCACGGAAGCGGAGCACCTGTTGAAGGAAATGGCGTTGGGTGGAATTGAACTGTTGGGCCCGGTTCCGGCTCCCATGGAACGCCGTGCCGGTCGATACCGCGCGCAATTGCTGGTCCAGGCCAGCGCCCGCGCGCCGTTGCACAAACTGTTGGCGACCTGGCTGCTGGCCCTTGAAAACATGCCGAGCGGGCGACAGGTCAGGTGGTCGCTGGATGTCGATCCGGTGGATCTTTATTGA
- a CDS encoding thermonuclease family protein, with amino-acid sequence MVILDRSPSYSRLLKKASLAGAFFVSAIWLSAAQALCPAPDSLPVAQVQRVVDGDTLRLSDGRSVRMIGLNAPETGKKGQSAQPFAEAAKRRLQTLVDDSGGQVSLRVGEQATDHYGRTLANVYGRNGANLEAQLLAEGLGYLVAVSPNVALVDCQQAAEKTARQAGLGVWRNSPVQSPDQVRTGGFAVVSGQVTNVQRNGGGIWIEFSDALVLRIAPDLLRQFDSATLLRLKGQRIEARGWIVDRSRRGGLKANQARWMMPITHPVMLNTTGG; translated from the coding sequence GTGGTCATTCTGGATCGCTCCCCGAGCTACTCCAGGCTGCTCAAAAAGGCGTCCCTTGCGGGCGCCTTTTTTGTGTCTGCGATTTGGCTCTCCGCGGCTCAGGCGCTGTGCCCGGCGCCGGATTCCTTGCCCGTTGCACAGGTGCAGCGCGTGGTCGACGGCGACACGTTGCGCCTGAGCGACGGACGCAGCGTGCGCATGATCGGCCTCAATGCGCCAGAAACTGGCAAAAAAGGTCAGTCTGCCCAGCCATTCGCCGAAGCGGCCAAGCGTCGGCTGCAAACCTTGGTCGATGACAGCGGCGGTCAGGTCAGTCTGCGTGTCGGTGAACAGGCCACCGATCATTACGGACGCACCCTGGCCAATGTCTATGGCCGCAACGGCGCCAATCTGGAAGCGCAACTGCTGGCTGAAGGACTTGGTTATCTGGTCGCAGTGTCGCCCAACGTCGCGCTGGTCGATTGCCAGCAGGCGGCGGAAAAGACGGCTCGTCAGGCGGGACTCGGCGTATGGCGCAACTCGCCGGTGCAGTCGCCGGATCAGGTCAGGACGGGCGGGTTCGCGGTGGTGTCGGGACAGGTCACGAACGTGCAGCGCAACGGGGGCGGGATCTGGATCGAGTTCTCAGATGCCCTGGTGCTGCGCATTGCGCCGGACCTGTTGAGACAATTCGACAGTGCGACGCTGTTACGGCTTAAAGGGCAACGGATTGAGGCGCGTGGCTGGATTGTGGATCGCTCCCGCCGCGGCGGACTGAAAGCAAATCAGGCGCGATGGATGATGCCGATTACGCATCCGGTCATGTTGAATACAACTGGCGGATAA